The bacterium nucleotide sequence GTCAGATCCACGAAGTACTTCTCGAACACGTAGTGGCCGCCGCCGCCGGGTGTCGAATCCCAGTCGAAGACGACCGCGCCGTCGACCTCCACGGTCTCGACCGAGTCGTCGGCCCACTCGGTCTCGCGGTCGCCGGCCATCCAGAAGCTCAGGACGTATTCGCCGCCGGCCACATCGACCGTCTGCGCGAAGGAGATCGATTCGTCCTGGGGAATCGTCTCGCTCCAGCGGATGTAGGCGGCGAAGGCGCCCTCGACGCTGCCGCCCTCGATCGCCAGTTGCTTCCAGGTCTGGTCGCTGTTGACGACGGCGGACCAGCCGACCGGAGGCACCGCCGCCTCGAAGCCCTCGAAGAAGGCGCGGGAAGAGAAGACCGGACCGTGCAGGCGGTTCATCGTCCCGAACGTCATGCCGTCCATGCGTTGCTGATCCTTCGCGACGGCTCCCGACGCCGTCAGCGCAACCAGTAGAATCACGACCATCCATGATCTTGTCCTCATATCCATCCCTTTCTCCGGAGAGAACCCTCGAGACGCGCCGATACCTTCGACCCGCCCCCTAGCAAACCACCCCGAACGATCTTGTTCAACAATGATACCATGATTATCGGCACGAATGATGATTATTTATTAGATATTTTGTTGTTTCACTCTTACACGAGCGCCCCCATGCCCAGTATTCCCGTTACCCATTCCCCGACAACAAGTTGAGAAAAGGCTTCTCGCGGCCGGGCGGCGCCGGATCCGAACACATCCCCGCCCGGTTCGTCCACGCCGGCGCCGCGGCCGGGCTGGAATACCGGGAGCGCCCGTCCATATGCAAAAAGAGGCCCCGGAAGAATCCGGGGCCTCCTCGTCGCAACCGGCGAAGCCGGTCCTCATGGGTTCTGGACTAACGCCACAAGGCCTTGACAGCGCCCATGCTCATCTCTTCGTTGGCGATGGCGCCACCGGTCGAGGTGAAGTCCAGCTCGTACGTGCCGCAGCACTCGGGGTCGGTCGGGCCCTGATAGGCATCGATGACCAGGTAGAACAGGGCATCGAAACCGGTGTCGTTGGTGAACGGCAGGGTCTCCTCGAACTCCGGGGGATTGCCCGACCAGTAGTAGTCCATGTAACCCACGCAGTTCACGGGCTCCAGACAGTTGTCCAGCACGCGCATGCTGGCGTCGCAGACGTCGCTGGTCATGTGGGCGGTGAAGGTCGAGCCGGCGGGCATGAACACGCCGTAGTAGTCCTCGGGAGCCAGGGCGTAGTACTGCACGTCGCTCGGCGGAATGAGGATGCACGAGCCCGACGGGGTGTTGTAGCCGTCGCAGGTGTCGCCATAGAACAGGCCGCTGCCGGAGACGTCGAGGACGTCGGCGCAGAAGTCGAAGGGAACGTACAGCGACGCCGAGAAGGAGATTTCCATGTAGAAGTCGCCGAATCCGTACTCACCGTCGAGGACCATCCAGATCTCGCCGTCCCAGCCGCCGGTTCCGCTGATGGTGGAGCCGCCCTCGGCACCCCAGGAGAAGTACTGAGTGAACTCCTCGCCGCAGCCGAGCGTGGAGCCGATCCAGTCGACCCAGCCACCCGCAGGCGCGACCCAGCTGAACGCCCAGTCCCAGCCGTAGGTGCTGGCGGGGAACGTGTAGTGGAAGACGACCTCGCCACCGGTGTGGATGAAGTACCCGTGACCCCAGTCATCCACGTTGCCAACGCTCGGGATGAAATGGAAGTTGTAGTAGGGGTTCGTCAGTTCGGTCACGGCACTGCAGTCCAGAAGGCCGCGTGTGGTGTCCGACTGGGGCTTGAAAGGTGCTCTGTCCCCCTTCATCATTTCGATCGTGTTGGCGAAGGCCACTCCGGCCATCATCGCCACGACGGCGACCACGGCCAGCAGCTTCATCAAGTTACGCATGAATGTCCCCCCTTGAATGGGTTGGGTTTAGGTGCGGGCTTTTCGGTGACATTCGAAAAAACCCTCGAAGAGCTAACTCCATGCCCTACCATCAAAAAAAAACCTGAGGGCTATGGCCTATTGAGTAATACAACTCTAACATATTTCTGCAAGCCAATGCAATAGCATAATCCAGGAATACCACATTTTTTTGTTCATATCAGACTGTATTGCAATCAATGGAGTTACGATACTGCCGGTGATGCGGAAAATCTCGAATCAAACCCATGGCAGAGATGGTCAGAATATCTAGCCAGCGATCAAAACACGAAGGCCGTGGTCAAGGTGACCCGCCGGCCGGGCAGGGGAATGCCCGGAACCTCCTCGTATGCACGGTCGAAGAGATTGGTGGCGTCGAGGTGCAGCCGCCATGCGGTCCACCGGAAGGTGGCCCTCAGGTCGGCGGCCAGATGCCCTTCGCCATCGGATCGCTCCCGGTAACGCGCCTGGGGCGTCAACTGCATGTGATGCGGGAGGGACACGGCGACGCCGGCAGACAACAGGTGCCGGGGCGCCAGGAAGCCGTACTTGGCCACGTGGTCGTCGGGCAGGCTGCGGCTGCGATCCAGATAGGAATGGTTGAGATAGACGACATCGCCGCGGGGGGTGTCCAGCCGGTAGGCCTGGGTCCAGCCCCGTACTTCTCCCGTGGCGATGTTCATGACGCGCCAGGGCTCGTCGCTGGCGGCGGCGGGCCGCGCCCAGTCGATCAGATCGTGCTCGTAACGCGTGAAATACTCCCAGACCACGGTCCAGGGCCCGCGCCTCACCTCGCCGCCTGCATCCCACGACCAGCCGCGCTCCGCAGAGAGGCCGGGATCACCCCGATTGGCGGGATCCTCGTAGTGGAGTTCGGTGAAGGTCGGCACGCGGAAGACGGTGCCCGACGAGGCGCGCAGCAGGATGCCACCGCCCAGATCCAGACTCGCAGCCGCCGATCGCGAGAGTGTCGGCTCGATGCCGGACCAGGCATCCAGCCGGGCGCCCAGGCTCCAGCGCAGGGGAAGGTGACGGCCCGTGACCTCCAGCGATGC carries:
- a CDS encoding TonB-dependent receptor, giving the protein GDRPGTDAENWHASARAVGRTGRREIELLAGYASRAFGALDFYAPFPSFEHTQALFAGLKLRADLSDKIVIEQRLGGRRHRDRFTLVRDDPDLYRNDHATRRASAETRLLVDAGYGLSVATGAEAVYEDIRSDGIRGGTAGPALGDHERRRASASLEVTGRHLPLRWSLGARLDAWSGIEPTLSRSAAASLDLGGGILLRASSGTVFRVPTFTELHYEDPANRGDPGLSAERGWSWDAGGEVRRGPWTVVWEYFTRYEHDLIDWARPAAASDEPWRVMNIATGEVRGWTQAYRLDTPRGDVVYLNHSYLDRSRSLPDDHVAKYGFLAPRHLLSAGVAVSLPHHMQLTPQARYRERSDGEGHLAADLRATFRWTAWRLHLDATNLFDRAYEEVPGIPLPGRRVTLTTAFVF